The DNA region CGAACGCGCCGCCGAAGACTACCTGTACTGCCTCGAACGCGTGTACCCGTTCGCCAGCTACGTGACCGTCAACATCTCGTCGCCGAACACGAAAAATCTGCGCCAGTTGCAAGGCGCGGGCGAACTCGACGCGTTGCTCGCGGCGCTCAAGGACAAGCAGCAGCGACTGGCCGACATGCACGGCAAGCTGGTGCCGCTCGCGCTGAAAATCGCGCCGGACCTCGACGACGAACAGATCAAGTCGATCGCCGACACGCTGCTGCGTCACCGCTTCGAAGGCGTGATCGCTACCAACACCACGCTCTCGCGCACCGCCGTCGCCGGCATGCAATACGGCGACGAAGCCGGCGGCCTGTCGGGCAAACCGGTGTTCGACGCGTCGAACGAAGTGATCCGCAAGCTGCGCGCGGAGGTCGGCGAAGCGGTGCCGATCATCGGCGTCGGCGGGATTTTTTCCGGCGACGATGCGCGCGCGAAGATGGCGGCGGGCGCGTCGCTGGTGCAGCTTTATACCGGCTTCATCTACCGCGGACCGGCGCTGGTGGCCGAATGCGTACAGGCGCTGCGCTAAACGTGCTGCGGCTGGGCGCCGGTAATATAGACATAAACAAACGGTATTTTGGTTTCGATAGTCTGTTTTGTTATGCTTTCGTCTGTTAAAACGCCAGACGAACAAAAAGGAACTCGATGAAATTTGGCTTGTTGAAAAAATTTCTGGTCGCCGGTCTGATCGGCGCGTCGTTTACCGCTGTCACCGCGCACGCCGACGACCTGCTCGATCAGGTCAAGCAGCGCGGCACGCTGCGCATCGGTCTGGAAGGCACCTTCCCGCCGTTCAATTCGAAAGCGCCGTCGGGCGAACTGGTCGGCTACGACGTCGACATCGCCAGGGCCGTGGCCGCCAAGCTCGGCGTGAAGCCGGAATTCGTCACGACCGAATGGAGCGGCATCATCGCCGGTCTGCAGGCGGGCAAGTTCGACGTGATCGTCAACCAGGTGGGCATTACCGACGCGCGCAAGCAGGCGCTCGACTTCTCGCCGGCCTACACGTATTCGGCCGCGCAACTGATCCAGCGTAAGGACGACACGCGCCAGTTCAAGTCGCTCGACGACCTGAAGGGCAAGAAGCTCGGCGTCGGTCTCGGCACGAACTACATGGACATGGCCAGGTCGGTGCCGGGCATCGACGTGAAGACCTATCCGGGCGCCCCCGAGTATCTGCGTGATCTGGCCGCCGGGCGTCTGGACGCGGCGCTCAACGACCGCCTGATGCTCGCGTACCTGATGAAGAACTCGCAACTGCCGCTGCGCACCGGCGCGAACGTCGGCGCGGGCAACCCGTCCGGCATTCCGTTCAGGAAGGGCAATCCGAAATTCGCCAAGGCGATCGACGAAGCAATGACGCAGCTCGAAGCGGACGGCACGTTCTCGAAGATCTCGGACAAGTGGTTCGGTATCGACGTCACCAAGCCGGTCAAGTAACACGCGCTGACTGAAACGAAGGGCGGCATCGTTGGCGATGCCGCCCTTCGCGCTTCTACAGCACAGTTTATGATGTGCGCTTTTGCGCGCCAACCCGACCACCGCCCATGTCCACCACTTCCCTGCTCGTTGAATCGCTGCCCGTGCTCGCGCAGGGCGCCGTCCTGACGATCAAGTTCGCGGTTCTGTCGATGATCTTCGGCCTGATTGCCGGCGCCGTGCTCGCCTTGATGGGCGTGAGCCACAGCCGCGCGCTGAACTGGATCGCCCGCATTTACGTGAGCGTGATGCGCGGCACGCCGCTGCTGGTGCAGATCTTCGTGATCTATTACGGCTTGCCGAGTTTCGGCATTTCGCTGGACCCCACGCCGGCCGGCGTGATTGCCTTGTCGGCCAATGTCGCGGCTTATCTGTCGGAGAGCATGCGCGGCGCGATTCTGGGGATTCACCAGGGGCAGTGGCTCGCCGCCTATAGCCTCGGCCTCTCGCGCCGCCAGACGCTGCGCTATGTGATCGCGCCGCAGGCCTTGCGCATTGCCGTGCCGAGTCTGTCGAACAGTTTGATCAGCCTCATCAAGGACACCTCGCTGGTGTCGGTGATCACCGTGACCGAACTGCTGCGCAGCGCGCAGGAAATCATCGCCTCGACCTATCAGCCGCTGCCGCTGTATCTGGCGGCGGCCGCGGTTTATTGGGTGCTGTGCCAGCTGCTCGAAAGCGTGCAACGCTGGTACGAACGGCGTCTCGCGCTGCCGTCGCGGCACTGATCCCAGCCGGCGCGCGCGGTCGGATAAGCGCCGGGCGACGCCACCTCGCCGCGTGAGCGCGGGCTCGGCTTGGCCGTCACTCGCCGGCGAACTTCAGCCCAAGCGCCGCGCGCGCCGCGTCGGCCATCGCGATCATCTGCAGCGACTTGCTGTGCGGCATCACCGGGCTTTCCAGCCGCCCAGCCCGGATCAGTTCGCAGAAGTGCGCGGTCTCGTAGTTCAGGCCACCGCCTTCGAACGGTTCATCGAGTTCGATCACGCGTCCATCGGCATAACGGATCGTCGCGCGCGACGGGTTCCACCACGGCTCGTGAATCGTGACGTGGCCGCCCTTCGCCATCAGCAGCGCATCGCCCTTGCCGTGCAGATCGAGCCCGCAGAACAACTGGGCGATGCCGCCCTCGTGCTGGCTGTTCAGGCTCGCGAACGTGTCGACGCCCGTGGTGCCGAGCCGCCCGAGCGTCTGCACCTCACGCGGCGCGCCCAGCCAGTCGACGGCGAGAAACATCTCGTAGACACCGATGTCGAGCAGCGCGCCGCCCGCATGCTCGAACGACAGCGACGGGTGATCGTCCGGCACGCCCGGCACCGAACAACCGGCCCGCACCAATCCCACTGCGCCGATCGGCTCGACGTCTAGATGCGCGCGCAACTTTCTGTAGAGCGGATAAAACGGCGGCTTCATCGCTTCCATGAAGAGGCGCTGCGCGGCGCGGGCGGCGTCGAGCACGCGCTCGAGCTGCGGCCGATTGATGGTGGCGGGTTTTTCGCACAGTACGTGCAGACCGGCTTGCAACGCGGCGATCGCGTAGCCGGCGTGACTGTCCTGGATGGTGGCGATATAGAGTGCGTCGATGCCGCTTGCGAGCAGCGCGTCGAAGCTCGCGCAAACCTCGCCGCCGAACGTCGCGGCGAAAGCCATCGCGGGTTCCGCGCGGCGTGACCACAGCGCGGTCAGTTGCGCCTGTGGCACATGAGCGAGACCTTGAGCGAAGCGACGGGCAATCCGGCCCGTCCCGACGATTCCCCAGCGGATCATGCCGTCCGGCGAGGTTTCCTGCGTTGCGATTGTCATCGTTCCTTCGAGTCCTTGCAGTTCAGAACAGGCGCTATTGTCGCGCATGCCGCACGCTCTCGCGTGGGCCTGAACTCGCGCCTTTCGTGGTGCACGGTCTCACAAGGAAAAAACAGGATCCGGCGTGCCGCCGCGGCGCTCACGCTCCGCCGTGTGCCGGCGGTTCCGCTGAAAAGTGGCCGCCGACTTCTTCCGCGGTGAAGTCGATCAACGCGAGCGAAGCGATTTCGGCTTCCTTCGGATCGTGCCGTTCGATCGCCTCGACCACGCGTTGATGGGAATTCACCGCCGTTTCCCACAGTCCGTCCCGGTCGGCGACGATCGGGTTCACGGTCGATAGCGCACCGCGAATGATGGCCGCCATCTGCTTGAAGAACTGGTTGCCGCTCGCGACCACGATGCGGGTATGGAACAGTTCGTCCGCTTCCTGATAGCCCGGCTCGCCCGGGTGGATCGCGCGGAAGGCTTCGAACGCCTCGCGAATCCCGGCGATATCCGCCGCGCTGGCGCGCGCGGCCGCCTGCGCCGAGGCGCGCGGTTCGATCAGGATGCGAAACTCGATCACGTCGCGCAGAAACAGCGGATCGGGTTTCGCGCGAAAGCGCCAGTTCACGACGTCCTCGTCGATCATGCGCCAATCGCTCATCGGCCGGATACGCGTGCCGATTTTCGGCCGCACGTCCAGCATGTCGCGCGCGAGCAGCATCGACAGCGCCTCGCGCATGACGGTGCGGCTGACGTCGAACTCCTTGGACAGCACATCCTGCGGTGGCAGGATGGCGCCGTACTTCTCTTCGACGATGCCCGTGACAAGTCCATCCATGACCTTGCTCACAAGCGATCGATCTTTGTTTGCGTGTTCCATGACACTCTCTCCCCGAAGCGGTGTTTGCCCCCGCGTAGCCTGTTGATCGAGCAGCCCTTGTGCATCGTTCTATGGGTGTGACCTGGTTGTTCTACGATACGTTGCTAGCTTCAAAACGCTTGCGCCAGTTGGGACACTTCCTGACAGGGTTATCCCTCTGAAGAATTGTTTCTTCCGTGTAACGCCGCATATCTTGACGGACTATAAGCTTGCGTCTCAAGCGTGCCTGCATCGCGAAATTTGCATAGTGCGAAGACGCACGTTACGAGACGAATTGTCTGATCTGCAACGCGCGCGGCGGATTTGGACTGGCGAAAAATGCCGGCGGACATTCGCATCAACGCGAACTCGCGGCAAGCGGCGATAAATCCTGGAGCGCGCCTTGCCCGGCCACCGATCCGTAGCGTCCGCCGAAAAAGATCAGCGGCGCGTGCTCATCGAGCGAGAACACCAGCACCTCGCCGACGAACAGCGTATGGTCGCCGCACGGGTGCCGGTTCACGACGCGCGCCGCGAAACGCGCCGCCGCGTGCTCGAGGAGCACCACGTCCGGCAATCCCTCCACCGCCGCGAAGCGCGGCGCGAGCCAGCTTTGCGCTTCGCCGGCGAAGTGGCGGCTATGCGGCTCCTGAGCGTCCGACAACACGCTCACGCCGAACAGCGCGCTGTCCATCAGACGCTCGTGCATGCGCGCCCGGTGTCCGACCGAGACGACGATCAGCGGCGGCTCGAGCGAGCCCGACATGAAGGCATTGGCGGTCATCGCGTGCAAGCTTTCGCCGCTGCCGGTCGAGATCACCACCACGCCAGTCGCAAAGCGCCCCAATGCGCGACGAAAGCGCGGTTCGTCGAAAGCCGCCTGCGAGGGCTGCGGCGCTTCAGCGTGACATACCCTTGCCTGCATGGCCGCTCTCCTGATCGCGACCGTACTGGTCGTCCAAACGCACGATGTCGTCTTCGCCGAGATAGGCGCCGGATTGCACCTCGATCATTTCCAGCGGCGTTTTGCCGGGATTGTCGAGCCGGTGCGTGACGCCGAGGGGAATGAAAGTCGACTGATTCTCCGTGAGCAAGAAGCACTCGTCGCCGCGCGTCACGCGCGCCGTGCCGCGCACCACGATCCAATGTTCGGCGCGGTGGTGATGCATCTGCAGCGACAGACGGCCGCCCGGTTTGACGACGATGCGCTTGACCTGAAAGCGCGCGCCGCGCTCGAGCGTGGCGTAAGACCCCCACGGCCGGCCGACCTTGCGATGCTCCTCCGCTTCGGCTCCGTGCGCGAGCTTGAGGCGGCTGACCACCGCCTTGACCTCCTGCACGCGATCTTTCGCGACGACCAGCACCGCATCGGCGGTTTCGACCACCACCATGCCGCTCACGCCGACACAGGCGACGAGCCGCCCCTCCGAATGCGCGAAGCTGCCGGTCGAACCGGCAAAGATGACGCGGCCACGCGCGACATTGCCGTCGGGATCCTTCGCCGAGGCTTCCCACACCGAGTCCCATGCGCCCACGTCGGACCAGCCGGCGACGAGCGGCACGGCGACGCCG from Paraburkholderia aromaticivorans includes:
- a CDS encoding quinone-dependent dihydroorotate dehydrogenase produces the protein MDAEDAHHLTLRILGAAGRTGLAGALAPHVPDAPRTVMGLTFRNPVGLAAGLDKDGACIDGLAALGFGFIEVGTVTPRAQPGNPRPRMFRLPQANAVINRMGFNNAGVDQFVKNVQAARYRGILGLNIGKNADTPIERAAEDYLYCLERVYPFASYVTVNISSPNTKNLRQLQGAGELDALLAALKDKQQRLADMHGKLVPLALKIAPDLDDEQIKSIADTLLRHRFEGVIATNTTLSRTAVAGMQYGDEAGGLSGKPVFDASNEVIRKLRAEVGEAVPIIGVGGIFSGDDARAKMAAGASLVQLYTGFIYRGPALVAECVQALR
- a CDS encoding cystine ABC transporter substrate-binding protein codes for the protein MKFGLLKKFLVAGLIGASFTAVTAHADDLLDQVKQRGTLRIGLEGTFPPFNSKAPSGELVGYDVDIARAVAAKLGVKPEFVTTEWSGIIAGLQAGKFDVIVNQVGITDARKQALDFSPAYTYSAAQLIQRKDDTRQFKSLDDLKGKKLGVGLGTNYMDMARSVPGIDVKTYPGAPEYLRDLAAGRLDAALNDRLMLAYLMKNSQLPLRTGANVGAGNPSGIPFRKGNPKFAKAIDEAMTQLEADGTFSKISDKWFGIDVTKPVK
- a CDS encoding amino acid ABC transporter permease encodes the protein MSTTSLLVESLPVLAQGAVLTIKFAVLSMIFGLIAGAVLALMGVSHSRALNWIARIYVSVMRGTPLLVQIFVIYYGLPSFGISLDPTPAGVIALSANVAAYLSESMRGAILGIHQGQWLAAYSLGLSRRQTLRYVIAPQALRIAVPSLSNSLISLIKDTSLVSVITVTELLRSAQEIIASTYQPLPLYLAAAAVYWVLCQLLESVQRWYERRLALPSRH
- a CDS encoding Gfo/Idh/MocA family protein, translated to MTIATQETSPDGMIRWGIVGTGRIARRFAQGLAHVPQAQLTALWSRRAEPAMAFAATFGGEVCASFDALLASGIDALYIATIQDSHAGYAIAALQAGLHVLCEKPATINRPQLERVLDAARAAQRLFMEAMKPPFYPLYRKLRAHLDVEPIGAVGLVRAGCSVPGVPDDHPSLSFEHAGGALLDIGVYEMFLAVDWLGAPREVQTLGRLGTTGVDTFASLNSQHEGGIAQLFCGLDLHGKGDALLMAKGGHVTIHEPWWNPSRATIRYADGRVIELDEPFEGGGLNYETAHFCELIRAGRLESPVMPHSKSLQMIAMADAARAALGLKFAGE
- a CDS encoding FadR/GntR family transcriptional regulator, with protein sequence MEHANKDRSLVSKVMDGLVTGIVEEKYGAILPPQDVLSKEFDVSRTVMREALSMLLARDMLDVRPKIGTRIRPMSDWRMIDEDVVNWRFRAKPDPLFLRDVIEFRILIEPRASAQAAARASAADIAGIREAFEAFRAIHPGEPGYQEADELFHTRIVVASGNQFFKQMAAIIRGALSTVNPIVADRDGLWETAVNSHQRVVEAIERHDPKEAEIASLALIDFTAEEVGGHFSAEPPAHGGA
- a CDS encoding flavin reductase family protein — its product is MQARVCHAEAPQPSQAAFDEPRFRRALGRFATGVVVISTGSGESLHAMTANAFMSGSLEPPLIVVSVGHRARMHERLMDSALFGVSVLSDAQEPHSRHFAGEAQSWLAPRFAAVEGLPDVVLLEHAAARFAARVVNRHPCGDHTLFVGEVLVFSLDEHAPLIFFGGRYGSVAGQGALQDLSPLAASSR